A single window of Jaculus jaculus isolate mJacJac1 chromosome 14, mJacJac1.mat.Y.cur, whole genome shotgun sequence DNA harbors:
- the LOC101605186 gene encoding peptidyl-prolyl cis-trans isomerase A-like: MVIPIVFLHSVVHSQPLGCVSFELLADQVPKTAEILPALSTGERGFGYRWSCFHRITPGFMCQGGDFTCHNGSGAESGYGEKFEDENFILKHAGAGIWSMANAGPHTNGSQFFICTTQGEHLDSNRGVFGKVKEGMNTVKEMERSGFWKGKTRKKVTIAGWGQL; encoded by the coding sequence ATGGTCATCCCCATTGTCTTCCTCCACAGCGTGGTCCACAGCCAGCCCTTGGGTTGTGTCTCCTTCGAGCTGCTTGCAGACCAAGTTCCAAAGACAGCAGAAATACTTCCTGCACTGAGCACTGGAGAGAGAGGATTTGGTTATAGGTGGTCGTGCTTTCACAGAATTACTCCAGGATTCATGTGTCAGGGCGGTGACTTCACGTGCCATAATGGCTCTGGTGCCGAGTCTGGCTATGGGGAGAAATTTGAAGATGAGAACTTCATCCTGAAACATGCAGGTGCTGGGATCTGGTCTATGGCAAATGCTGGCCCCCACACAAACGGTTCCCAATTTTTCATCTGCACTACCCAGGGTGAACACTTGGACAGTAATCGTGGGGTCTTTGGGAAGGTGAAAGAAGGCATGAACACCGTCAAAGAAATGGAACGCTCTGGGTTCTGGAAAGGCAAGACTAGGAAGAAGGTCACCATCGCTGGCTGGGGACAACTCTAA